Within the Verrucomicrobiota bacterium genome, the region CGAAGGTAAGAGGTTCCGCCGGGATAAAGGTTGGAAAGTGCGGCCTGGACGACGGGGGGATCGCCGGAAGAAGTGCTGTTATTGAGCGCCTGGTTTGTGAGCACGTTGGTAAATTGGACCTGCGTCGAGGTCGACGTGAGGGACTGGGACGACGGGACCGCGGGCGGAAAGACGTAAATATTCGCCGAAGCCAGGATGGCCGTGCGCGTGCCGGAATGTTTGTTGTAGTAACCGAGGACGATGGTTTCCTTGAGGTAGGGAGCGTTGCCGCAAGACCCGCCACCGCAGGAGCCACCACCACCGCCGCAACCCGAGCCACCGCCGTCGCCGCAGGAGCCGCCGCCGGATGACTGCGAAAGGTAATCCGCAGCCGTGTAGGGGCCGTAGGTGCGGGTTTTGCCCAGGCCCGAGTTGGCGGGCCAATCTTTCGAGCCCACCTGGACCTCGACCGGCGCGTCGTAGAGGTTGCCGCCGTGGCGGATGGCGTAATAGCGCTCGACGCCGATTTCGCCTTGTGGATCGAACTTGCCGTTGTTGGGCACGTAGCAATACGAACTGACCGAATAGCTGTAACCCGCCCGGCATTGCAGGACGGGACTTGAGTCAGGGTTATTATTGGGGCCGGTAAACGTTGCCGAGCCCTCGGGGGTCGTGATGGTGAGTTGGCCGATGGGGGTCGTGTACGTCTGGCCGGCGTTGGCGCTGAGGAGGGAACCGGCCACGGCAGCGAAACACGCATACCGGGCCCACGCGCCGAAGCGCCGGTTTCGGCCGGGCCGGAGCGGTCTGACGCCGGCCTTCGGCCCGAATGGCTGAGGACGAGACAACAATTTCATCGGGCGATTTGATATTTACCATATTGAATATATTATTTAGACAAAATCGGCAAGCGAAATCTACTGGCCCGAAGGTGCCTACCCCCTGGTCCGCGAGCTTGCTCAACGAGTATACATTCTAAATATTATAATTTCTAAAGATTTTGCCGCCCCTGCCGATCCCTGCCCGTAAGCTGATCCCGTCCGTTTTCAAAATGGCCCGATGAAACTTGTTGCTCGCTCTCTACGCCCCGCCGGCACGGAGGATGGTGTTAACGCGCAGATCGCCACGCGCCCGGCGCCGATGCCTGCGCCGCGAGTGGCGGTAAAGCCCGAGGCCGATTCCACCGCGGTGGCCGCCCTGCAGGTCCAAACGAGCCCAGGGTCCGCTCCGACCGATACGGCGAGAACCGGCCGCGGCGGATTGGCGATCCTGACCGAATTAAGCGAGTTATCGCACCGGGAAAACGTTTCCGACGTGCAGATCCAGGCGGGCAAGCTGATCTACCTTAACCGTGCCGGGTCGACCAAAGCGTACGAGCCGTTCGGCAGGCTTTCGTTCGAAGACGTTTACCAGATGCTGGAGGTCCTGTACCGGGCCCGCACGGTTTTCAGCGGTTTTGATTCGGGAACAGAAAAGGATGACCTGCGCGAACGGCTGATGGCCGAGCGCAAACTCGATTTTGCATGCGAGGGCAAAGACCCCAACAGCCCGCTCAGGGGCCGGTTCCGGGTCCAGGCCCACTTTTCCCATGCCGGTCTGGGCATGACCCTGCGCGTCCTGCGCAACAAGCTCGCCCAGCTCGAACAATGCGGCTTGCCGCCGGAGGTGCTCGATTCGCTCCGCCAGAAAGTTGTCAAAAAGCAGGGGCTCGGACTTGTGGTAGGTCCGACCGGTTCGGGCAAGACGACCACTCTTTCGGCCCTGATCGATTGGGTCCGGCGGAACCATCACAAACACATCGTCACGGTTGAGGACCCGATCGAGTATTGCTACCCGGAGACCGCGGACGGGCCGACCGGTCCCCGCCCCTCACCTTCGCTGGTCACCCAGCAGGAAGTGGGTCATCACGTCAGGAGTTTCGACCAGGGCCTCAACGATGCCTTGCGTAAAAAGCCGGACATCATCCTGGTGGGAGAAATCCGGACGGCCGAGACCCTCAAGACGGCCCTGGAAGCCGCTGAAACCGGTCACTTTATCCTTTCGACCCTTCATACCCGCGGGGCCGGCAAGACGCTCGGCCGTATGCGGCAGATGTTTAATCTCGAACAAGCCCGGAGCGTGCTGCAGCAGTACGCCGACGTCGGCTCCTTTATCCTTTCCCAGGGACTGATGCCGGACACGACCGGCAAGTACGTCCTCTGCTGCGAATACTTTTCGATCCAGGAGATCGAAGACAGGAATGCCATCCGCAAATACGTGGACGGCTCCTTTCAGGATGTCGAAGAACGTCTCAACAAGCCGTATAACCGGCGCTGGAACAACGAGCTGAAAGCTCTGTTGGCCGCGCGCCGGATCAGCCAGGAGACGTTCGATCAATTCTACCAGGTCACCGGCCTGGAGAACAAATAGGCGGAAGTGACCGGTAGAAGTCCTCTCCAGCCACAATTAACCTAGATAGACTAAACCAAATTCCATACCTCACCAAAATGAAGTTAGCATCCAGTAAACGTTTAGCCGCCCAGCGCGGTACGACCCTGATCGAATTGTCCGTGGTAATCGCGGTCATCCTGCTGCTCGTCGGCGTCCTGTTCGTCGGCATCAGCGGCTGGAAGAATGCCGCGAACCAGTCCGCCTGCATCCTGAACATTTCGACGATTCAGAAAGCGATGCGGAGCTGGTCGGCTGCGAATAGCGTGTCGCCGCCGACCACCGGAACGGCCGGCAGCGTGACGATCGCCGACTTGGCCAACGCGGGTTATTTTAGTCCCAGCCTGACTTGCCCGGCCGGCGGAACTTACAGTGACAAAGGCGGGGTGACACCCGTAGGCATCATCTTCGCAACGTGCTCAAAAGGCCACGCTCCCGCAGGAGATCTCAGCAGCTGGTAATTCGCGCCCTTTGAATCAGTTCCAGGTGCGGCAGACCGCACCTGGAATTTTGCTGTTTGTTGGTACCCCGTAATTCGCACGATGGCTTCGTTAAGAACGCATGGCACTGCTGCAAAAATTTCAGGACCTTGCCGGCGCTCACCGCCTCGCGCGGCAACGTGCAAAATTGCGGCGGGTACTTTCAAAAGTGGCATTCGAACCGGCGGAAAAGCAACCGATCCGCTGGCACCTGTTCTTCGACGGTGAGCGCCTCACGTCGGCGCTCACCTTCGGCGATCCGGCCGGCCCTTCGGTTTGGAAACCCGGACCCGATTTCAGCGCGACGGGACTGAGCCCATCCGACTTTCTGTTGAAGTGCGTTACCGATCTCCGGTCGCAGCAGAAGGGAGCGTTGGAACTCGGCATCATTCTTCACCTCGCCGATCACTTCGAATCCGGGATCGTGCACGAAGAGTACGAGAATCCGGAGTCCTTTCTGGAAGCGAGTAAAATCATTTGTGAAACGCCTAACCGGGTCGTCGCCGGGCTAAGTGAAGCGACTGGCCGCGGCTCCCAGTGGCGTTATTACCCGTTGCTTTGCGGCGGGAAAGCCATCGCCCTTAATCACGTCCTCGATTGGCTGGAGGCCCTGGAAAACCTGAGCGGGCCGGGTCAGGATTTGAAGGTTTCAGTGCGGAGCGCTCCGGCGGAGATGCTCGCAGTGCTGCTGGCAATTTACCAGGCAATGACCCCTGAACGGCCCCACGTTCTCGCGTTGTTCTACGATCGGTTCACCGTTTTAGCGCCACTGTTTCGCGGCCTCCTGAACCTGAGCGTCCTGCCGCACCACGGAGGGACGGTGCCGCCGAATTTTGGCGACGACGTGTTCGCGTTGCTTGAACCGCTCGGGTTTCTTGATGGCTGCAACCTGGTTCTCGTCCAGTGCGGGTCGCGCGACCCCGGCGACCTCTTCGAGAGCCTGCAGGAATACGTCCAACGCCATCCCCGTAATACGGAGAACCTCGAAGTGCACGTCCTTGCGCCCGCCGCGCTCTGGGAACTCTGCCAAAACCATGCCGGCACGGAATTTCCTGACGGCCTGCTGGTCCGGCCGGAGTTCCTCGTCGAAGAGGCGCCGTTCCGGTCCAAGGAGGCCGAACTGAGCTTCAGTCTGGACGCGCACGCAGAGCCGGGCCGCTGGAACTACCTGGCGCGCCGGAATTTCTGGCCGGCGGATAGCGCCACCAAACAACTGCGAGTCTCGCGCCCCATCGCCTCGGCGATGGTGATTCTTCGCTTCGTTAACACAGGCTTGGCCGTGGCGCTGGTTCTTCTGCTGGCGGGCACAGCGTGGATGTGGTGGAGCGGACAGCAGACGCCGGCGGCGCGGCTAAACCCCCAACTCGCTCAACACGTCCAGAATGACCTCGCAACCACCCAGAACACGAAAGCCTACCTGACCAAATGGGGGGGCGTGCTTACCCCGCGCAGCCAGGCCTGGAGCGTGATGGACCTGGGGTTTGGCCTTGTCCCGCCTTCCGATGACATTGTCTGCAACAGCCTTAAATACAATTTCAAAGAGGTAGATACTAAAGAAAAGAGCCCCAGTACTGCAGGGTGGATTCGCGAATGGACTATCGAAGGCATGTGCGATGACCGCGGTTCGGCGTACCTGCAGCGGCTGCAGGACAGCAGCGTGCTAAACGACATCTTCAACCAGGCGCGGCAACGGCTGGATGACGTAAGCTTTCTCCCGGGCGGCGGCCGGACGTTGAAGGCAACATACCGGGAAGAGGCTAACACCGCGTATGACAGTAAGAAAGGGGATGCGTTTCCGTACGCGTTCCGGCTGGTGGTCGACCAGACCGTACCGGCTGATGATCCGCTTGCCCTGAAGCCGTTCGCCACGAAGAAAAAATAATCCGCAGAACACGCAGATAAACGCAGAACAGAGATAAATCATCCACAGATTACGCAGATTAACACAGATTAAGAGCCCGTCATCGAACTCCGAACTGCACCCGTTACCCGTTACCCGTTACCCGTATATGAGCCGTTATTTGAAAGCGATACTGGTATTTGACGTGGCCCTGCCGCTGTTTGGGCTGGCGCTTCCCTGCCTTGGCTTGCTGCTCATGCTATTGAATCTTCAGGAGCAGCAGCGGCAAGCAGCGGAACGCTATGAGATGAATGAGCTTCAAACCCGCCAACTCACTTTCATGCGCAATGAGCTGTCTTCGGTTCAGGACAAGGCTCAGCAGGTCAAGGCGTGGCTGAGTCCGGAAAATCTTGAATCGCGCATCGACCAAGCCGTGGGAGGGGCGCTGGAACGTTATACGCAGGATGACATCGACCGCACCTTGCGCGAATACAGCGCGTCGGGGCCGGGGGTGGGCAGCTTCTTCGCGCAATGCCGGTCGCTCACGCTGAAGTTTTCTGCACGCTGGGAGACATTGAACCTGGCCGCCCTGCACTGGGAGAGCGAGGCGCCCAACCTGCTTCTCGAATCATTGACGATTCAAAGGGCCACTTCCGGCAATGGCCTGGAATCGATGCTGAACTACGCGGTCCTGACCGACGAGTAGATGGAAAGCCAACGATTGCGCGATGGCGTTGAAGGAAACACTTATTCGGCTCGCGAAAGTTGCCCGGCACGGCGGATGGAAGTGCGCCGTCCGAGTCCGGGGCGCTGCACGTTTGTCGGGTATTTCTGCGTTTGCGACGATAGGCGCATTTGCGCTGGTTCCGGCCCTTGCCGGCCCTGAAATTTCCCCTGCCCCGAAACCATCCGCCGCGCCCGATCTCGCGCCAAAACCTTTGGATGTGATCCAAAGGCTGGGTGACAAAGCCTGGATGGAAGCTCGCGAGAGCAAACTGGTCAGCCGCCAGAGACCCAACCAGCAACCGGGCGCTTACGACCCGTTCCGGGTTGAGATTCGGGGCAAGTTTCGGGGCTTGCCTCCGGTCAAGATCACGTTGGCGCCGCGGCAGCCCAACGCATCGCCCAGCGCGGCAGTGAAGCCGAGCCCGGGAATTGCTGCGGCATCCCCTACCCCCGACCCAAACGCCCCAACCTGGGAGAAGGCCGTCGAAGCTCTTTCGATCGGGGCAGTCAACGGTTGGGCACGGGAACTTTTGCTTGGGTCGCAACTGATACGGGAAGGGGACCTGCTGATCGTACAACTGGAGGGCAAGTTTTTTCCGGTCTGGGTCCGGCGCGTCGGCGAGGGCGAGGTCGAGTTCTGTGATGCAGAATTGCAAAAATCTACGGTAAAGACGATCCACACGGTGCCGAAAGAGTTACCAGACGCCAAGGAAGATGAACTGACGTCAGGAACTCTCTTCCTGCGTCCGAAGTGAGAGGATGTGTGAGGGGCGCGCGGTGATTAACTTTGCCGCCGCCCCTCACACATCCTCTGATGCGACCATGATGGATCGACGCCGGCTGTATACAAGGGAACGGTTTGTTTCGGCGCTGCTGCTCGTGAGCTGTGCCGCCCAAAACCTTGGGACCGCGGCAGCCGGCGATGAGCGGCCGCACCCGGACACCGATCCAATGGTGACGCCGGTTCATCCGGCAAGTGCCAACCTGCCGGCCATTACGGCCGACCACGGTGCCTCTGAACTCGACACCCGGCACTCGACACCCGACACTCAGGATCGCACGACCGACACGGCGACTCCGAATCCCGAACCCCGAACCCCGAACTCCGAACCGCAACTGCTCCTGGCGCAAGCGGCGGCTGATCCGGACGCACCACCGCCCTCGCCCGACTCAACGTCCGGGTCTGACATCCTCCGGTCACTACCGTACAAGCCGCCCCGGCGGGTGGTTCCTGCCCCCACACCCCGCCGGAGTTTCGAACCGGTCGAACCGCCGTCGGCAACCAACAACGTCTACTACCTGGACGACTACCCGATCAACGATCTCTACCAGTTCCTGGCGCGGAAGGCGCGGATGCAGTTCTTTCATAACCCTAATCTCGACAAGATCCGGGTCACGGGTGAGCTCTTCAAAACCTCCGACCCGCTCGAGAGCATCAAGGAACTTGCGCTGCAGTATAATCTCGTCATTTATCGACGTGGCCTGACCCTTTACGCGCTGACCCAGGATCAGCTGGCCAGCCTTCCACCGCAGGAGTTCCGGTACGAATTAAAGTACCTGCATCCGGCCGGTCAGGAAGCCGTGCAAAACATGCTCGGCCATTTTCTTACGCCCGACCGCGGTTTGGTTACCTACGAACCAAAGGTCAACATGATCGTGGTGAACGATAACGAGACCGCGATCCGCCGCGTTGCGAGTTACCTCTCGAGCATTGACCGGCCGCGCCGCCAGGTTTCCGTGCAGGTCCGGGTGTTGAGCATCAATCTCACCGCAGGCAAAAACGTCGGGATCGACTGGTCGCAAACGCTGGGCGAGCAAGGGACGACGGTTACGGCGTCGGCGGCAGGATCCTTAAATTCCGCTCTTGGTCTGGTAAGCAGCCTTGCCAGCACCGCCACGTCCCAGCAATCCACCACCTCGCAGCAGTCCACCACCTCGCAGCAAGCCGTGTCCACGACCAGACAACCGGTAGGCGTGACGTTCGGGCCGGTGGCGGTCAGCGCCATCCTGCGGGCTCTTTATAACAACGGGAACGTCACCATCGAAAACGCGCCTTTGGTGATTACGGAGGACAACGAACCGGCTAACATCAACGTCGTGACCCGCACCCCGATCGTGACCAGCACGGTCACGACGTCGAACGGCACCACTAACATCGCCAACGACGTCCGCTACCAGATTGATGCAAAAGACAAGACCGACCCGCCTCAGGACCGGCGCGAGATCGGCACCCAACTGGCCGTCGTGCCGACCATGCTGCCGGATGGTACCATTCGCATGGCCATCACCGGCACCGTCGCTACGGAAGTCGGGCAGCAGGCGGTGTCCGCCGGGTCAGGCATCACGAACAGCTACCCGATCGTCAACGAGGCGCACCTGGCCAACCTCGCCCGGGTGCCGAACGGTTACAGCCTGATCCTGGGCGGTTTTATTACGGAGAACAAGTCGCAGCAGATCAACAAGGTGCCCGTGCTGGGGAACATCCCGTTTCTTGGCGCGGCCTTTCGCAGTAAACAGGACACAAAACAGCGCACCAACCTGGTGTTCATCATCACGCCGACGGCCTACGACGCGGCTGATCCTGCCCAGGCGGTTGGCATAAACGAACTGAACCGCCAGCACTACACGGCCAACCCGCTGGACGTCTACGCCGACCCGCAGACGACCGGGCACAATGCCGAGATCTACCCGCCTGCGCTGCGGCAGGGATTATCCGACCCGGATGAACAGGCGCCCGACACGAATCCGCTCAGCCCGGACAACCCGGAAAACAAACGGTCGATCCCGGCCACGACCCGGCAGGAGCGTGAGCAAAGACGGTTGGAGCAGCAGTACCGGGTTCCGGACGAGGTGCCGGCGCCCGCACCCCGGGCTTACCTGGTCAATCCGCAACCGCGCAGGACGAAGCGCCTCCCCGGAGCGGCTCGCGACGATGAAAACTGACGTCTTCCGGCTGCGATTAAACGGTAGCGGTGCAGGTGAGGAGCACAGCGGGGCATTCCGAGGATCGTCTGCGTGGAACCAGGCATTGCGCTATGGTGCCTGGGGTGGTCTGACCCCGCTCCTGCTGGCTCAGAAACTTGCGGAAGTGACCAATGACGTGCTGGTCGAACTGGGCGTCCTGGATCAGACCGACGCCCGGGAGAAGCTGCGGGAATTCCGGGCTGACGCGGACGCGTTGAGCCTGCAGGGCAAGACCGCTCTGCACGTCGTTCTGGATGAAGCAAAACTGGCCACCGGGGTACGCGCCCTCCAACGCCTGGTCAATGCTCATGCCTGGGGGGTGACGCCGCGCATTCCGCCTCCGGAAGCGTTTTATCGGAGTTACTGCGAAGTGAGAACTGTCTGCCGGCTGACCGGAAGCGCCATCATCGACGCCAGCAGCCCGTGCACCCTCACCACCGCCAGCCTCAACCCGCTGGCCGGCGAGATCGTGGGGGCCTGGCTTGACCACTATTTCACCCAGCACCGCCGGGAACCAAGGCACCGCTTCTATTCGCACGTGGCACTCACCCCGGCGCAGTGGCCGGCCATCTTTCGCGCGCATTGTGGGGGATGAACGATGGCGTACGAGATCGGTGTCCAACTTCCGCGCCCCATCGAGGAGCAGGTCACGGCTGCCCTGCGCGAACGGATTCCCGCGCTGGCCACCTATTCGAACGAAGAACTGCCGCGCCAGGTGGATGCCGCCGACGTCCTGGGAGCCCTTGGTTACCTGCGCCGCATCCCCCTTCTGCACTCAATCCAGGGTCTGGTCGATGAAACCCTGCCGGCACTTTTCGACCGGGATGCCTTGCGCAAGGAAAAAACCGTTCCGCTGCACCGGACCGACGAGGTGCTCACGGTGGCGATCGCCAACCCGTATTCCAGTTTCAAATTGATCTATGAAAAACGTTTCCCCCAACTGCACCTCGCGTGCATCCTGACCTACGCCTCCCAGATCGACGCGATCCTGACCGACCAGACCCGGATCCAGCAGATCACGCAGGACGAAATTCGCCAGCTCAACCTCGAGGAGATCGAGGAGGAAATCAAGGATTTCGACCT harbors:
- the tadA gene encoding Flp pilus assembly complex ATPase component TadA → MKLVARSLRPAGTEDGVNAQIATRPAPMPAPRVAVKPEADSTAVAALQVQTSPGSAPTDTARTGRGGLAILTELSELSHRENVSDVQIQAGKLIYLNRAGSTKAYEPFGRLSFEDVYQMLEVLYRARTVFSGFDSGTEKDDLRERLMAERKLDFACEGKDPNSPLRGRFRVQAHFSHAGLGMTLRVLRNKLAQLEQCGLPPEVLDSLRQKVVKKQGLGLVVGPTGSGKTTTLSALIDWVRRNHHKHIVTVEDPIEYCYPETADGPTGPRPSPSLVTQQEVGHHVRSFDQGLNDALRKKPDIILVGEIRTAETLKTALEAAETGHFILSTLHTRGAGKTLGRMRQMFNLEQARSVLQQYADVGSFILSQGLMPDTTGKYVLCCEYFSIQEIEDRNAIRKYVDGSFQDVEERLNKPYNRRWNNELKALLAARRISQETFDQFYQVTGLENK
- a CDS encoding type II secretion system protein translates to MKLASSKRLAAQRGTTLIELSVVIAVILLLVGVLFVGISGWKNAANQSACILNISTIQKAMRSWSAANSVSPPTTGTAGSVTIADLANAGYFSPSLTCPAGGTYSDKGGVTPVGIIFATCSKGHAPAGDLSSW
- a CDS encoding type II secretion system protein GspD; protein product: MMDRRRLYTRERFVSALLLVSCAAQNLGTAAAGDERPHPDTDPMVTPVHPASANLPAITADHGASELDTRHSTPDTQDRTTDTATPNPEPRTPNSEPQLLLAQAAADPDAPPPSPDSTSGSDILRSLPYKPPRRVVPAPTPRRSFEPVEPPSATNNVYYLDDYPINDLYQFLARKARMQFFHNPNLDKIRVTGELFKTSDPLESIKELALQYNLVIYRRGLTLYALTQDQLASLPPQEFRYELKYLHPAGQEAVQNMLGHFLTPDRGLVTYEPKVNMIVVNDNETAIRRVASYLSSIDRPRRQVSVQVRVLSINLTAGKNVGIDWSQTLGEQGTTVTASAAGSLNSALGLVSSLASTATSQQSTTSQQSTTSQQAVSTTRQPVGVTFGPVAVSAILRALYNNGNVTIENAPLVITEDNEPANINVVTRTPIVTSTVTTSNGTTNIANDVRYQIDAKDKTDPPQDRREIGTQLAVVPTMLPDGTIRMAITGTVATEVGQQAVSAGSGITNSYPIVNEAHLANLARVPNGYSLILGGFITENKSQQINKVPVLGNIPFLGAAFRSKQDTKQRTNLVFIITPTAYDAADPAQAVGINELNRQHYTANPLDVYADPQTTGHNAEIYPPALRQGLSDPDEQAPDTNPLSPDNPENKRSIPATTRQEREQRRLEQQYRVPDEVPAPAPRAYLVNPQPRRTKRLPGAARDDEN